Proteins found in one Erythrobacter sp. KY5 genomic segment:
- a CDS encoding ShlB/FhaC/HecB family hemolysin secretion/activation protein → MSTKKACIAGGLALSVGPVAMMTASAANAQIAPTREELQGIARTEQLPAPRLNIEGGIERSPCALADPQYADVTLTIREVNFNGLKGAAPEELEPAWKPFEGEEHPVAVLCEIRDAAATILRNKGYLAATQVPTQRIEDGSVNFEVLYGRISAVRARGETRGAEAKLQQYLGRLAEDEIFDRNKAERALLLARDLPGYAVNLTLRPGGEGPGDLIGEVTVQREKYAFNFAMQNYGADATGPLGAQVQAQFFGLTGLGDVTSLSYFASSDFSEQHVINAGHEFRPGGDGLVIAGQFTYAWTAPDLGTAAAVGVPVADLQAETLVAGISAGYPILRTQGENVFASAGFDYIDQDVDFIAPLSRDRIRVGWLRVEYDSIDLANRVPQYQASASLEFRQGFDIFGASSVCLGPTCPADQINPGRLDGSPTSSIIRATGDLELALSQLLALSFRPRAQWSLGGGLFGFEEFAAGNFTVGRGYDPGTIIGDDGVAMTTELRTTTLPLGGPGNMAIQPYAFFDLAKTWNEGAEPNDELYSTGAGARLSFAGRYGLDALVAVPLKRAGLQTERGDVRVLFTLTASF, encoded by the coding sequence ATGAGCACGAAGAAGGCCTGCATTGCAGGTGGCCTGGCCCTATCGGTCGGGCCGGTTGCGATGATGACCGCAAGCGCCGCGAATGCACAAATCGCGCCTACCCGCGAAGAGCTTCAAGGAATTGCCAGGACCGAGCAGCTTCCCGCACCACGGTTGAACATCGAAGGGGGCATCGAGCGTTCGCCATGCGCTCTTGCCGACCCGCAATATGCAGACGTCACACTGACGATCCGCGAAGTCAATTTCAACGGACTGAAAGGCGCAGCGCCCGAAGAGCTTGAGCCGGCATGGAAACCTTTTGAAGGTGAGGAGCACCCGGTCGCGGTTCTCTGCGAAATCCGCGATGCCGCTGCGACGATCCTGCGCAATAAGGGATATCTGGCAGCGACCCAGGTCCCTACCCAGCGGATCGAGGATGGCTCGGTCAATTTCGAGGTTCTGTATGGCCGCATCAGTGCGGTGCGCGCACGCGGCGAAACGCGCGGCGCCGAAGCCAAGCTTCAACAATATCTTGGCCGCCTAGCCGAAGACGAGATCTTTGACCGCAACAAGGCGGAGCGCGCCTTGCTGCTCGCGCGCGATTTGCCCGGCTACGCCGTCAACCTGACGCTTCGCCCCGGCGGCGAAGGTCCGGGCGACCTGATCGGTGAAGTCACCGTCCAGCGCGAGAAATACGCGTTCAATTTCGCAATGCAGAATTATGGCGCTGATGCGACAGGTCCGCTCGGTGCGCAGGTGCAAGCGCAATTCTTTGGGCTGACCGGCCTCGGCGATGTGACCTCGCTATCCTATTTCGCCAGCAGCGATTTCAGCGAGCAGCACGTCATCAATGCAGGGCACGAATTCCGCCCCGGTGGCGACGGGTTGGTCATTGCGGGCCAGTTCACTTACGCGTGGACAGCGCCCGATCTCGGGACCGCTGCAGCCGTCGGCGTACCGGTCGCGGACCTTCAGGCAGAAACGCTGGTTGCGGGGATTTCGGCTGGCTATCCCATCCTGCGAACGCAGGGCGAGAACGTCTTTGCGAGCGCAGGCTTCGACTACATCGACCAGGACGTCGATTTCATCGCCCCGCTCTCGCGTGACCGCATTCGCGTGGGCTGGTTGCGGGTCGAGTACGACTCCATCGACCTCGCCAACCGCGTACCGCAATATCAGGCATCCGCCAGCCTCGAGTTCAGGCAGGGTTTCGATATTTTCGGCGCCTCGTCTGTATGCCTCGGCCCGACCTGCCCGGCGGATCAGATCAATCCGGGAAGGCTCGATGGCAGCCCGACCTCGTCGATCATTCGCGCGACCGGCGATCTGGAACTCGCCCTTTCGCAGCTGTTGGCGCTGTCCTTCAGGCCTCGAGCGCAATGGTCGCTCGGCGGCGGACTGTTTGGATTTGAGGAGTTCGCTGCCGGTAACTTTACCGTCGGTCGCGGCTATGATCCGGGAACGATTATCGGAGACGATGGCGTTGCCATGACGACCGAATTGCGCACGACCACGCTTCCACTTGGTGGACCGGGCAACATGGCGATTCAGCCTTATGCCTTCTTCGACCTCGCAAAAACCTGGAACGAGGGCGCAGAGCCAAATGACGAATTGTACTCGACCGGCGCAGGTGCGCGCCTGTCGTTCGCAGGACGTTATGGCCTTGATGCGCTGGTCGCGGTGCCGCTCAAGCGCGCCGGTCTTCAGACTGAGCGGGGCGATGTTCGCGTGCTCTTCACACTCACTGCAAGCTTCTAA
- the ggt gene encoding gamma-glutamyltransferase, with the protein MRFAIAAGISALALAAVPVFAQEAKPVEEQIGAGGRPVGASWSRSPVYAEHGMAATAHPLATQIALQILRDGGSAVDAAIAANAALGLMEPTGNGIGGDIFAIIYDPATDKLYGLNGSGRSPMGQTLDQLLEKLDGADALPPVGPLPVTIPGTVDGWFAMHERFGKLPMSDILAPTVDYAREGHPVAPIIAMYLDRSLSAYTRRLDSYDFEFDNARATWFADGTAPEAGEIFKNPDLANTLEAIGREGRDAFYQGALAETMVNYLQKQGSAYTMEDFAAHKSDWVEPACAEYRDGFELCELPPNTQGFAALQMVNILKNVDLSQWERGSPEVIHYITEAKRLAYADVARFYADPDFTRFPEELLSEEYGRERFALIDPSRATPEFGPGEPKLEGEGDTTYLTVTDESGMMVSLIQSNYRGMGGGLVPDGLGFMFQDRGELFSLDPAHPNAYEPGKRPFHTIIPAFVKKDGEPFMTLGLMGGGMQPQGHVQVLINMVDFGMDIQEAGDAARINHDGGRQPTEALTGPAADPLGTLNVEPGIPEATVEALREMGHNVRVVSNGIMFGGYQAIMRDAETGVYAGATEMRKDGQASGY; encoded by the coding sequence ATGCGTTTTGCTATAGCAGCCGGGATTTCGGCCCTCGCTCTCGCCGCCGTTCCGGTATTCGCACAGGAGGCCAAGCCGGTCGAGGAACAGATCGGCGCTGGCGGGCGACCGGTAGGCGCGAGCTGGTCGCGCAGTCCGGTCTATGCAGAGCATGGGATGGCCGCGACCGCTCACCCGCTGGCAACGCAGATCGCTCTGCAAATCCTGCGCGATGGCGGCAGCGCGGTGGATGCAGCCATCGCAGCCAATGCGGCGCTTGGCCTGATGGAGCCGACCGGGAATGGGATCGGCGGCGACATCTTCGCGATCATCTACGATCCTGCGACCGACAAGCTCTATGGGCTAAACGGCTCGGGCCGCTCGCCGATGGGGCAGACGCTCGACCAGTTGCTGGAGAAGCTGGACGGTGCGGATGCGCTTCCCCCGGTCGGTCCCCTTCCCGTCACGATCCCCGGCACGGTCGATGGCTGGTTCGCGATGCATGAACGTTTCGGCAAACTGCCGATGAGCGACATCCTCGCGCCCACGGTAGACTATGCGCGCGAAGGGCATCCGGTCGCGCCAATCATCGCAATGTATCTCGATCGGAGCCTCAGCGCCTACACACGCCGGCTCGACAGCTACGATTTCGAGTTCGACAATGCCCGCGCGACTTGGTTCGCCGATGGCACGGCGCCCGAAGCGGGCGAGATCTTCAAGAACCCGGACCTCGCGAATACGCTGGAAGCGATCGGTCGCGAGGGGCGCGATGCGTTTTACCAAGGCGCGCTTGCTGAAACCATGGTCAACTACCTGCAAAAGCAAGGTTCGGCCTACACGATGGAGGACTTTGCCGCGCACAAGAGCGACTGGGTGGAACCCGCCTGCGCCGAATATCGCGACGGGTTCGAGCTGTGCGAATTGCCGCCTAACACGCAGGGCTTCGCAGCGCTCCAGATGGTCAACATTCTGAAGAATGTGGACCTATCGCAATGGGAACGCGGTAGCCCGGAAGTCATCCACTATATCACCGAAGCCAAGCGCCTCGCCTATGCCGACGTGGCGCGCTTCTATGCCGACCCCGATTTCACCCGTTTCCCCGAGGAACTGCTGAGCGAGGAATATGGCCGCGAACGCTTCGCGCTGATCGATCCGTCGCGCGCAACGCCCGAATTCGGACCCGGCGAACCCAAGCTCGAAGGCGAAGGCGACACGACTTACCTCACCGTCACCGATGAGAGCGGCATGATGGTGAGCCTCATCCAGTCGAATTATCGCGGCATGGGCGGCGGGCTGGTGCCCGATGGTTTGGGCTTCATGTTCCAGGACCGCGGCGAGCTCTTCAGCCTCGATCCGGCGCATCCCAATGCCTACGAGCCGGGCAAACGTCCGTTTCACACCATCATCCCGGCTTTCGTGAAAAAGGATGGCGAGCCGTTCATGACGCTCGGTCTGATGGGCGGCGGAATGCAGCCGCAGGGGCATGTGCAGGTGCTCATCAACATGGTCGACTTTGGCATGGACATTCAGGAAGCGGGCGATGCCGCGCGCATCAATCACGATGGCGGCCGCCAGCCGACCGAGGCGCTGACCGGCCCTGCTGCCGATCCACTGGGCACGCTGAACGTCGAACCCGGCATTCCCGAAGCCACCGTCGAGGCGCTGCGCGAGATGGGACATAATGTCCGCGTGGTTTCGAACGGCATCATGTTCGGCGGCTATCAAGCGATCATGCGCGATGCGGAAACGGGCGTCTATGCAGGCGCGACCGAGATGCGCAAGGACGGTCAGGCGAGCGGCTATTGA
- a CDS encoding DUF885 family protein, with product MRFLVGFVSLALFFIGAAQAQDAGDDGYDRLVELHEELREYMVPGFTAGVVLDSGARIGEVYGDDLMAEKLGGLTYFDGELSALPVSEWSRAGQVEYLAVKSILNGYRFNLVVLRPWKRDPGFYLDPLMRVAFAEVTEDGEEVEQLLERLRLVPPLLASARANLTEVAGDFADLALHNLENSDGVNHYHPYREVPPPGIIGWYEDLLERSRTQRPDLVTDITAARDALTEFRDWLRAERPSMTALGGVGAQQYDWYIRHVRMIPLTSGEMVTLAEREHERMTAALALLRHRNRDLPQLELSQSAEEQRQKIATTDAIVRRFLTEDDFVTIPDWVGELGSNTPYIERPTGPNFWEQIQFRDPIPDHVHAVIPGHRFDAVLAARDERPIRGRYSDGGRAEGWATYLEEATMLAGGTAHSPRADEFMQIFGIFRAARVPADVYMQHNIWSVPEAVAYMREKTPWLDEDVARVDAEIYLRRPPGYGVAYTIGKLQMDALLADRASQLGAGFSLREFHDEFLAAGRLPIALVRYEMTELDEEVALFWDTPPIPE from the coding sequence ATGCGGTTTCTCGTTGGATTTGTGAGCCTTGCGCTGTTCTTCATCGGCGCAGCGCAAGCGCAGGACGCGGGCGATGACGGCTATGATCGCCTTGTCGAATTGCACGAGGAACTGCGCGAATACATGGTCCCCGGCTTCACCGCCGGCGTGGTACTCGATTCAGGCGCGCGAATAGGAGAGGTCTACGGCGACGACCTGATGGCCGAAAAACTTGGCGGGCTTACCTATTTCGACGGCGAATTGTCCGCCCTGCCCGTCTCCGAGTGGTCGCGCGCGGGCCAAGTCGAATACCTCGCGGTGAAGTCGATCCTCAACGGATACCGCTTCAATCTCGTGGTGCTTCGCCCGTGGAAGCGCGATCCGGGCTTCTATCTCGATCCGTTGATGCGCGTCGCCTTTGCCGAAGTCACCGAGGATGGCGAAGAGGTCGAGCAACTGCTTGAGCGGCTGCGACTCGTCCCGCCGCTACTTGCTTCTGCGCGCGCGAACCTCACCGAAGTTGCTGGCGACTTCGCGGACCTCGCGCTCCATAATCTGGAGAACAGCGACGGGGTGAACCATTACCATCCCTACCGCGAAGTGCCGCCGCCGGGCATTATCGGGTGGTACGAAGACTTGCTCGAACGCAGCCGAACACAGCGCCCCGACCTCGTAACCGACATTACCGCTGCGCGCGATGCTCTCACTGAGTTTCGCGACTGGCTGAGGGCGGAGCGCCCCTCGATGACCGCCCTAGGCGGTGTCGGGGCCCAGCAGTACGACTGGTACATTCGCCACGTGCGCATGATCCCGCTCACTTCGGGCGAGATGGTGACCTTGGCCGAGCGCGAGCATGAGCGCATGACCGCCGCGCTCGCCCTGCTGCGCCATCGCAATCGCGATCTGCCGCAGCTTGAGCTGTCGCAAAGCGCCGAGGAACAGCGCCAGAAGATCGCCACGACCGACGCCATTGTGCGCCGCTTCCTGACCGAGGACGACTTCGTCACCATCCCCGATTGGGTTGGAGAGCTTGGCAGCAACACTCCCTATATCGAGCGCCCGACCGGCCCCAATTTCTGGGAGCAGATCCAGTTCCGCGATCCCATCCCAGACCATGTCCACGCGGTCATTCCCGGCCACCGCTTCGACGCAGTCCTCGCCGCCCGCGACGAACGACCGATCCGTGGACGTTACAGCGATGGAGGCCGCGCCGAAGGCTGGGCAACCTATCTTGAGGAAGCGACCATGCTCGCAGGCGGCACCGCGCACTCGCCGCGTGCCGATGAATTCATGCAGATTTTCGGCATTTTCCGCGCCGCGCGCGTGCCCGCCGATGTCTACATGCAGCACAACATCTGGAGTGTGCCCGAAGCGGTCGCTTACATGCGCGAGAAGACCCCGTGGCTCGACGAAGACGTCGCGCGCGTGGACGCTGAAATTTATCTTCGCCGCCCGCCCGGCTACGGCGTCGCCTACACGATTGGCAAGCTACAGATGGACGCGCTGCTGGCCGACCGGGCGAGCCAATTGGGAGCGGGCTTTTCCCTGCGCGAGTTTCACGACGAATTCCTCGCCGCGGGTCGCCTCCCGATCGCCCTAGTGCGCTACGAGATGACCGAGCTGGACGAGGAAGTAGCGCTGTTCTGGGACACGCCGCCGATCCCTGAGTAA
- a CDS encoding PepSY-associated TM helix domain-containing protein, producing the protein MNPKRLFRQVHYWLSLAVFVPAAIMFVAGGFLMLKKEIEWIQPGTERGVAEAQLPQASFDQMLAAARQHPEAGIEEWSDIDRIDLRVDRGLAKLRANSGWEVQVDTQTAEVLKVAYRRSDLIETIHDGSFFAEWVKLYIFLPTGILLIIMWGTGGYLFLLPRIVKARKKRDKRTA; encoded by the coding sequence ATGAACCCCAAACGCCTGTTCCGTCAGGTCCACTACTGGCTGTCCCTCGCCGTTTTCGTCCCCGCCGCGATCATGTTCGTCGCCGGGGGCTTTCTCATGCTCAAGAAAGAGATCGAGTGGATTCAGCCAGGCACCGAGCGCGGCGTGGCCGAGGCGCAATTGCCGCAGGCGAGCTTCGATCAGATGCTCGCCGCCGCGCGCCAACACCCTGAAGCGGGCATTGAGGAATGGTCCGACATCGACCGCATCGACCTGCGCGTCGATCGCGGCTTGGCGAAGCTGCGGGCCAACTCAGGATGGGAAGTTCAGGTCGATACGCAAACGGCCGAAGTACTCAAGGTCGCCTATCGCCGCTCCGACCTGATCGAGACGATCCACGATGGGTCATTCTTTGCCGAGTGGGTGAAGCTCTATATCTTTCTGCCGACTGGCATACTGCTCATCATCATGTGGGGGACAGGTGGCTATCTGTTCCTGTTGCCCCGCATCGTAAAAGCGCGAAAGAAGCGGGACAAAAGGACCGCCTGA
- a CDS encoding GAF domain-containing protein, with protein MNEQTTKIEERAPAKKTTLTQAQRLKQLQMILDVSRQVASLETLDAVLDTLVTVAVETTGAARGSLFLHDPSTGELYSRIAQGLKRREIRILDTIGIAGTTFQSGEGLIIRDPYNDPRFNKNVDAQTGFKTTSILASPIRNARGETIGVAQVLNKVTGEFTEQDLQVLEGITSQCAITLESMQLVERMEDSRRREIEFLNIVSEMTSELELTTLLRRVMTEATAMLDAERSTLFINDEKTAELFSHVGEGLDAMEIRLPNHLGIAGSVFTSGEAINIPHAYTDLRFNPAFDKQSGFFTRSILCVPVVNKSGETIGVTQVLNKRGGPFNEEDESRLKAFTAQIAIGLENAKLFADIQSMKNYNESMLQSMSNGVITFDEEGANRTCNQAGARILRCEPDELTGKSAAEVLGEENQWLIDKIARVSERRTPESLPDTELVFAGETVSANVTVLPMESGEGTSLGTLAMIEDISDAKRAKSTLSRYMDPGLASQMLAGGGEDDILGGKDTTATVLFSDIRGFTTITEKLGAQGTVALLNDYFELMVDCISEQGGMLDKFIGDAIMAAFGIPVGHDDDEDRGLRAGINMISELWRWNEERETRGEMPLDMGLGLNTDRIVAGNIGSKKRMDYTMIGDGVNLAARLESACKQYSARILLSEYTVAKLKGVYRLREVDRVVVKGKSEPVGVYECLDYHSDATFPNLMDVLGNFNEGVKLYRGQQWDRAAGFFAKAMEANPDDKLSQTYIDRCQLMKEAPPGDDWDGVWIMKEK; from the coding sequence ATGAACGAGCAGACAACGAAGATCGAAGAGAGGGCGCCGGCGAAAAAGACGACCCTGACCCAGGCACAGCGCCTCAAGCAGTTGCAGATGATCCTCGACGTATCGCGCCAGGTGGCGTCGCTCGAAACTCTCGACGCGGTGCTCGACACGCTAGTGACGGTAGCGGTGGAGACGACCGGCGCGGCGCGCGGTTCGCTGTTTCTGCACGATCCGTCGACTGGCGAGTTGTACAGCCGGATTGCGCAGGGCCTGAAACGCCGCGAAATCCGTATTCTCGATACGATCGGGATTGCGGGAACGACGTTCCAGAGCGGCGAAGGGCTTATCATCCGCGATCCCTACAATGACCCGCGCTTCAACAAGAATGTCGATGCGCAGACCGGGTTCAAGACCACCTCTATCCTCGCCAGCCCGATCCGCAACGCTCGGGGCGAAACGATTGGCGTCGCGCAGGTTCTGAACAAGGTCACCGGCGAGTTTACCGAACAGGACCTGCAGGTGCTTGAAGGCATCACCTCGCAATGCGCGATTACGCTGGAATCGATGCAGCTGGTTGAGCGGATGGAAGATTCGCGCCGCCGCGAGATCGAATTCCTGAACATCGTTTCCGAGATGACTTCGGAACTCGAGCTCACCACCCTGCTACGCCGCGTGATGACGGAAGCGACAGCGATGCTGGATGCCGAACGCTCGACACTGTTCATCAATGATGAGAAGACCGCGGAGCTTTTCAGCCATGTTGGCGAAGGGCTCGACGCGATGGAAATTCGCCTGCCTAATCACCTTGGCATTGCAGGATCGGTGTTTACCAGCGGCGAGGCGATTAACATCCCTCATGCCTATACCGACCTTCGGTTCAACCCGGCTTTCGACAAACAATCGGGCTTCTTCACCCGTTCGATCCTTTGCGTTCCGGTGGTGAACAAATCGGGTGAGACGATCGGCGTGACGCAGGTGCTCAACAAGCGCGGCGGGCCTTTCAACGAAGAAGACGAGAGCCGCCTCAAGGCATTCACCGCGCAAATCGCCATCGGCCTCGAGAATGCCAAGCTCTTTGCCGACATCCAGTCGATGAAGAATTACAATGAGAGCATGCTCCAATCCATGTCGAACGGTGTCATTACCTTCGACGAAGAAGGCGCGAACCGCACCTGCAATCAGGCCGGCGCACGCATCCTGCGCTGCGAACCCGATGAATTGACCGGGAAGTCTGCGGCAGAGGTTCTGGGTGAAGAAAATCAGTGGCTGATCGACAAGATCGCCCGCGTGTCTGAGCGGCGTACGCCAGAAAGCCTGCCAGATACCGAGCTTGTCTTTGCAGGCGAGACCGTGTCCGCCAACGTGACCGTGCTGCCGATGGAATCGGGAGAGGGCACTTCGCTCGGCACGCTTGCCATGATTGAGGACATTTCCGACGCTAAACGCGCCAAATCGACCTTGTCGCGCTACATGGACCCCGGCCTTGCATCGCAAATGCTCGCAGGCGGGGGCGAGGACGACATTCTTGGCGGAAAGGATACGACAGCAACCGTCCTGTTCTCCGACATTCGCGGCTTTACCACCATCACCGAAAAGCTGGGCGCGCAGGGGACTGTCGCGCTGCTCAACGATTATTTCGAGCTGATGGTTGATTGCATCTCCGAACAGGGCGGCATGCTCGACAAGTTCATCGGTGACGCGATCATGGCCGCCTTTGGCATCCCTGTCGGCCATGACGATGACGAGGATCGGGGTCTTCGCGCGGGGATCAACATGATCTCCGAATTGTGGCGCTGGAACGAAGAGCGCGAGACACGCGGAGAGATGCCGCTCGACATGGGTCTGGGCCTCAACACTGACCGGATCGTCGCGGGCAATATCGGCTCGAAAAAGCGCATGGATTACACCATGATCGGCGACGGAGTGAACCTTGCCGCGCGGCTTGAAAGCGCGTGCAAGCAGTACTCGGCGCGCATCCTGTTGTCCGAATACACGGTCGCCAAACTGAAGGGCGTCTATCGCCTGCGCGAAGTCGACCGCGTCGTGGTGAAGGGCAAGTCGGAGCCAGTGGGCGTGTACGAATGCCTTGATTACCACTCCGATGCGACTTTCCCGAACCTCATGGATGTGCTCGGCAATTTCAATGAAGGCGTGAAGCTCTATCGCGGACAGCAATGGGACCGGGCGGCTGGCTTCTTCGCAAAGGCGATGGAAGCGAACCCTGACGACAAGCTCAGCCAGACCTATATCGACCGCTGCCAGCTGATGAAAGAGGCTCCGCCGGGCGATGACTGGGACGGGGTCTGGATCATGAAAGAGAAGTAG